GACTCAGGACCCACTCCACCACCTGATCCTCCAGGACCAGGGACTCCACGGGGGCCAGGCGCTTGCGATCGGCATAGTAATAGTCCACCACCTCCTTGGGGTCTTCGTAGGTGGACGCGAGTTCCTCGATCGCGGCACGGACCCGGCTCGGTTCGGCCCTGATCCCGTTGTGCTTGATCAATTCGCCGATGAGCAGCCCCAGGACGACCCGGCGCCGTGCCGGCTCCTCGAACAGATTATCGGGCAGGTCCATCGTGGGCGCACCGATGGTCTCACGCATCTGCCCCTTGAGGGCGCGGACCTCCTCGGCCAACAGGACCTTGGGGATCTCCACCTGGTGTGACGCCACCAGCAGGTTCATCACCCCCTCCTTGGTGCGGGCCTGGATGCGGGTCTTCAATTCGCGCGCCATGTTGGCGCGCACATCGGCGCGGAACCGCTCGACCTCACCGTCCGCCACCCCGAAGGCGCGTGCGAAGGCCTCGTCCACCGCGGGCAGTTCCGGGGCCGCGACGGCATCGACGGTGACCTCGAAGCGCACCGCCCGGCCGGACAGCTCGGCACGCTGGTAGCCGTCCGGAAAGCGCAGGTCGAGGGTGCGCGTCTCACCCGTGCCGGCCCCGATGAGCCCGTCCTCGAAGCCGGGGAGCATGCGTGCGGAACCGATCTCCACCGGCACCGCGGCGGCCGTGCCGCCCGCGAAGGGCTCGGACTCACCCTCCAGGGTCCCGGTAAAGGAGACGGTCAGCCGGTCCCCGCTCTGCGCCGGACGCTCGACCGGGACCCAGGTCTTGCGCTGCACGCGCAGCCGCTCGATCATCGCCTCCAGGTCCGCGTCGGTGATCTCGCTCACCGGCCGCTTGACGACCTGCCCCGTCAGGGGCGCCAGTTCAACCTGGGGCAGGACCTCGAAGGTCGCGGTGAATCCGTAGCGCTGCGCGGCCGGATGCACCTCGGGCTCGATATGGGGCGCTCCGGCGAGGCGCAGCGAGCGCTCGGCGACCGCCGAGGCGAAGCTCGACTGCATCAGGTCACCAAAGACCTCGCGCTCCACCTGGTTCGCAAACCGTTGGCGCAGCAGCTTCAGCGGCACCTTGCCCGGGCGGAATCCCGGAAGACGAACGCTGCGGACGAGCTCGTGAAGCCGCTTTTCGACCTGCTCCTGAATCGCTTCGCTTGGGAGGTCGACGCGCATCCGCCGCTCCAGACCCTCTCCCGTCTCCACCGTTACTTGCATACGTCTCGTCTCCCACCGTCACGGCCATCGTCGGCAAAACCGGCTGGAACCCAGCGCCTGTCCCACGCACCATGGGCCATGCGGGCGACTGACCGACCGGCTTCAAAAGCCCGATAGTATAGCCCGGCCAGCGCCCAGGGTCCAAACTCCGTGCTATACCAGGGTGCCATCAGAACTGATGTGTTAACGCACATGCCGTAGGGTACGCATCGCGTACCCTACGGCTGCCGGGCGTTCTCACGAACCGGGCGTCGTTGTCGTTGTCGTTGTCGTTGTCGTAATCGTGTTCGGATTATTCGATTTACGACAACGACAACGACAGCGTACCCGGGATCTCGGTCACCACGTCAGTTCTGGTCGCACCCGCTGTGCCAAGCCCTAGATAACCTTGGAGAACCCAATGGGGCCGGATTTGTTCGCCAGATAGGCATCGAAGGCCATACAGATGTTGCGCACCAGGAGGCGTCCGCGCGGCAGGATGCGGATGGTGCCGTCCTCGATCTGGAGCAGTCCATCGCCGACCATGACCTCCAGGCGTTTCAAGGCATCCGCGAAATAGTCCGCGAACACGATGTCCCAGGCGGTCTCCACGGCCGGCATGGAGAGTTGGAAGTTGCAGATCAGCCGGGTGATGACATCGCGGCGGATCAGGTCGTCGCGATTGAGCGTCAGTCCGCGGAAGACCGGCAGGCGGTCGGCGTCGAGGTCGGCGTAATACTCGTCGAGTTCGCGCCGGTTCTGCCCGTAGGTGTTGTCCACCTTGCCGATGGAGGTGACCCCGAGCCCGATGAGGTCGCAGTCGGCGTGGGTGGAGTAGCCCTGGAAGTTGCGATAGAGGGTACCGGCGCGCTGGGCCTGGGCCAACTCGTCGTCCGGGCGGGCGAAGTGGTCCATGCCGATATAGACATAGCCGGCCTCACCCAGGCGCGCGATGGTGCTCTGAAGGATCTCAAGCTTCACCTCCGGGGCCGGCAGGTCGGTCTCGTTGATGCGGCGCTGGGCCTTGAAGCGCGTCGGCAGGTGGGCGTAGTTGAAGACCGAGATACGGTCCGGGGTCAGCTCGATGATGCGGTCCAGGGTGCTAAGAAAGCTCGCCGCGGTCTGCAGCGGCAGGCCGTAGATCAGGTCGAGGCTGATGGAGCGGAAGCCCTGGGCGCGCGCCGCATCCAGGACCTCGAGCGTCTCCGCCTCGGTCTGGATGCGGTTGACCGCCGCCTGGACACGCGGGTCGAAGTCCTGCACCCCCAGGCTCATGCGATTGAAGCCGATGCGCCGCAACAGGGCGACGGTCGCGGCATCCGCCTCGCGCGGGTCGATCTCGATGGAGAATTCGCCGACGGCATCGTCCGCCAGGGTGAAGTGGCGGCGGGTCTGATCCATCAGCCCCTGCATCTGGTCGTGGCTCAGGAAGGTCGGGGTGCCGCCGCCCCAGTGGAGTTGCTCGACGACCCGATGGCGGTCGAAGAGCGCCGACTGCATCGCGATCTCCTTGTGCAAGCGCTCCAGATAGGGCGGGGCCAGGCTGCGGTCCTTGGTGGCGATCTTGTTGCAGGCACAGTAAAAGCAGACCGTATCGCAAAACGGCAGGTGAAAATACAGCGACAAGGGCCGCCCGCTCAGGTTACTGCGCGCACAGGCAGCCTTATAGGCGGCTTCGTCGAAGCGCTCGTCGAACTCCACCGCCGTCGGGTAGGAGGTGTAACGGGGGCCGCTCTGGTCATAGCGGCGGATCAGGCCCAGGTCAAAGGAGATACCCTGTTCCATCGATTCTACCCTCAAGTGTCTGAAATGGTTGCGAGGCCCGCGGATCGAGCGGACGCGGCGGCGGGGCCCGGGACCGCCGGATCGCACCGATCGGCCGGGGCACTGAAGTGACCACGCTGCTGTGCATGATCAGGTTGTGGTGCAATGGTGGCGGACTGCGGCCTGGCCA
The DNA window shown above is from Candidatus Thiodictyon syntrophicum and carries:
- the tig gene encoding trigger factor, which translates into the protein MQVTVETGEGLERRMRVDLPSEAIQEQVEKRLHELVRSVRLPGFRPGKVPLKLLRQRFANQVEREVFGDLMQSSFASAVAERSLRLAGAPHIEPEVHPAAQRYGFTATFEVLPQVELAPLTGQVVKRPVSEITDADLEAMIERLRVQRKTWVPVERPAQSGDRLTVSFTGTLEGESEPFAGGTAAAVPVEIGSARMLPGFEDGLIGAGTGETRTLDLRFPDGYQRAELSGRAVRFEVTVDAVAAPELPAVDEAFARAFGVADGEVERFRADVRANMARELKTRIQARTKEGVMNLLVASHQVEIPKVLLAEEVRALKGQMRETIGAPTMDLPDNLFEEPARRRVVLGLLIGELIKHNGIRAEPSRVRAAIEELASTYEDPKEVVDYYYADRKRLAPVESLVLEDQVVEWVLSQVTVEDEEMSFAQLTDPASVGTAGT
- the hemN gene encoding oxygen-independent coproporphyrinogen III oxidase, with protein sequence MEQGISFDLGLIRRYDQSGPRYTSYPTAVEFDERFDEAAYKAACARSNLSGRPLSLYFHLPFCDTVCFYCACNKIATKDRSLAPPYLERLHKEIAMQSALFDRHRVVEQLHWGGGTPTFLSHDQMQGLMDQTRRHFTLADDAVGEFSIEIDPREADAATVALLRRIGFNRMSLGVQDFDPRVQAAVNRIQTEAETLEVLDAARAQGFRSISLDLIYGLPLQTAASFLSTLDRIIELTPDRISVFNYAHLPTRFKAQRRINETDLPAPEVKLEILQSTIARLGEAGYVYIGMDHFARPDDELAQAQRAGTLYRNFQGYSTHADCDLIGLGVTSIGKVDNTYGQNRRELDEYYADLDADRLPVFRGLTLNRDDLIRRDVITRLICNFQLSMPAVETAWDIVFADYFADALKRLEVMVGDGLLQIEDGTIRILPRGRLLVRNICMAFDAYLANKSGPIGFSKVI